The Nitrospira lenta DNA window GTCCATATGCAGTCCCGTTCTTCATTCGCTCTTTTCATGCTCTTCGGTTCATTCCTCATGCTTCCCCTCTCGTCTACCCAAGCCGCGGCGGAAGAGAATAACGGAGCCTTTGTCGACGGCGCGGGGTTTACGCTCTACGGCACAGAGTCCATCAAGGGGTCGGGTTCCGAGAAAGTCGAGCAAGATCCGGTCTGCGATCGAAGCAAGCGCCCGAAAATCTTCAAAGTCCAGCCGGACGAAGCGAAGCCCGGCCAGAAAGTGACGATCACCGGCGAGAATTTCGGCAGTAAAGAATGCTTCCGCGGCGTGGCCTTCAGCGCAGCAGGCCCGGCCAAGATTGACTACACCTTCGTCAACGAAGCGACCATCGAAGCCACGGTGCCCGACGTGAAAGCGGGCATGTCGTTCATCGACATCGTCGCCGGCGGCGGCAACGCCCGATCCAAGGGATTCTTAGTCCAAGCCAAGTAGGCAACATTCGACTGTGACTCAATCTCAGGGAGAGAGAGGCAGCCCCTCTCTCCCTGATTGCCGTCACCTCTCCATCACACACCACATTCCCTCGTTAGCTTCCACGCGTTGTCGTTCGCGCAGGAGTGAGCTCCCACGTAGAACTCGAGCCACCCTCGCTCGACACACCTGCCACCTCATTGTAGTATCTGCGCCGTATCTACATAGGGAGAATCACGATGAAGACGACCGCGCAGAAATGGGGAAACAGCCTGGCGATCCGAGTGCCGAAGAGTGTGGCCATGCAGGTAGGGCTCAAAGCCCACGACGACCTTGAGATCGTCGTCCGGGAAGGGAATGTCGTC harbors:
- a CDS encoding IPT/TIG domain-containing protein, which translates into the protein MQSRSSFALFMLFGSFLMLPLSSTQAAAEENNGAFVDGAGFTLYGTESIKGSGSEKVEQDPVCDRSKRPKIFKVQPDEAKPGQKVTITGENFGSKECFRGVAFSAAGPAKIDYTFVNEATIEATVPDVKAGMSFIDIVAGGGNARSKGFLVQAK
- a CDS encoding AbrB/MazE/SpoVT family DNA-binding domain-containing protein, with protein sequence MKTTAQKWGNSLAIRVPKSVAMQVGLKAHDDLEIVVREGNVVLKPHLRRVCRLDDLVKRITSKNVHDEISTGDPAGREVWW